One stretch of Pelmatolapia mariae isolate MD_Pm_ZW linkage group LG3_W, Pm_UMD_F_2, whole genome shotgun sequence DNA includes these proteins:
- the LOC134618258 gene encoding immunoglobulin superfamily member 1-like, with protein MCHGFMAETLSWVLISTIYLSVVRPPDKKTIITESGQNVTLTCRAPNNNIRGVYWTRADLLPEYVLLYQDGGFDPEDQHPSFKNRVDLQDIKMKDGDVSLILKNVTINDTGIHTCHVFMAETNSWEIISIIYLVVVDPPGLHFIRHHLDMRPTQTAA; from the exons ATGTGTCATGGCTtcatggcagaaacactatcaTGGGTGCTCATCAGCACTATCTACTTAAGTGTTGTTCGTCCTCCag ataaGAAAACAATCATAACAGAGTCTGGACAgaacgtcactctgacatgtcgagctccaaacaacaacatcagagGTGTTTATTGGACTAGAGCTGACCTGTTGCCAGAATATGTGCTTTTATACCAGGATGGTGGTTTTGATCCGGAagaccagcatccatcttttaagaaccgggtggatctgcaggacataaagatgaaggatggagacgtgtctttgattctgaagaatgtgacGATTAATGACACCGGAATACACACGTGTCATGTTTTCATGGCAGAAACAAACTCATGGGAGATCATCAGCATCATCTACCTCGTtgttgttgatcctccag gtctccacttcatcagacatcacctagACATGAGGCcaacacaaacagcagcctaa
- the LOC134624774 gene encoding zinc finger protein 93-like isoform X3, whose product MTSTQKDQHGARSQRSQEADKPHRREGEKTYSCDECGKSFTRAGGLKTHQLIHSGVKPYSCDLCGKSFTQAGSLKTHQLIHSGVKPYSCDLCGKSFTHCVSLKTHQLIHSGFKPYSCDLCGKSFTQAGSLKTHQLIHSGVKPYSCDLCGKSFTQAQSLKRHQLIHSGFKPYSCELCGKSFTEAGCLKRHQLIHSGFKPYSCDLCGKSFNRAATLKTHQLIHSGVKPYICGFCGKCFTEAGSLKTHQLIHSGVKPYSCELCGKSFTRAGSLKTHQLIHSRVKLYSCELCGKSFAEARSFKTHQLIHSGFKAHSCELCGKTFAKNSNLQRHLVTHSGIKAYRCDFCGKRFSDKHYRNSHLRFHTGNDVYCCDQCGKLFTTDAQLQQHMFSHTEERPYKCDLCEKSFKSPHQLKKHQQIHT is encoded by the coding sequence gaccaacatggagcgagaagtcagcgctctcaggaggccgacaaacctcacagaagagagggagagaaaacctacagctgtgatgagtgtgggaagtcttttacccgggctggaggcttaaaaacacaccaactcatccacagtggagttaaaccttacagctgtgacttgtgtggaaaatcttttacccaggctggaagcttaaaaacacaccaactcatccacagtggagttaaaccttacagctgtgacttgtgtggaaagtcttttacccactgtgtaagcttaaaaacacaccaactcatccacagtggatttaaaccttacagctgtgacttgtgtggaaagtcttttacccaggctggaagcttaaaaacacaccaactcatccacagtggagttaaaccttacagctgtgacttgtgtggaaagtcttttacccaggctcaaagcttaaaaagacaccaactcatccacagtggatttaaaccttacagctgtgagttgtgtggaaagtcttttactgaGGCTGGatgcttaaaaagacaccaactcatccacagtggatttaaaccttacagctgtgacttgtgtggaaagtcttttaaccGGGCTGCaaccttaaaaacacaccaactcatccacagtggagttaaaccttacatcTGTGGCTTTTGTGGAAAGTGTTTTACAGaggctggaagcttaaaaacacaccaactcatccacagtggagttaaaccttacagctgtgagttgtgtggaaagtcttttacccgggctggaagcttaaaaacacaccaactcatccacagtcgAGTTAAActttacagctgtgagttgtgtggaaaatCCTTTGCCGAGGCTAGAAGCtttaaaacacaccaactcatccacagtggatttaaagcacacagctgtgagttgtgtggtaaGACGTTTGCTAAAAATAGCAACTTACAGaggcatctagttacccactctggaattaaggcgtacagATGCGACTTTTGTGGAAAAAGGTTCAGTGACAAACACTACCGAAACAGTCACCTACGGTTTCACACTGGAAATGATGTttactgctgtgatcagtgtgggaaactgtttacaacagatgcacagttacaacaacacatgtttagccacactgaggagagaccttataaatgtgacctgtgtgagaagtcttttaaatctccacatcagctgaaaaaacaccaacagatccacacctgA
- the LOC134624774 gene encoding zinc finger protein 93-like isoform X2 translates to MSSTQKDQHGARSQRSQEADKPHRREGEKTYSCDECGKSFTRAGGLKTHQLIHSGVKPYSCDLCGKSFTQAGSLKTHQLIHSGVKPYSCDLCGKSFTHCVSLKTHQLIHSGFKPYSCDLCGKSFTQAGSLKTHQLIHSGVKPYSCDLCGKSFTQAQSLKRHQLIHSGFKPYSCELCGKSFTEAGCLKRHQLIHSGFKPYSCDLCGKSFNRAATLKTHQLIHSGVKPYICGFCGKCFTEAGSLKTHQLIHSGVKPYSCELCGKSFTRAGSLKTHQLIHSRVKLYSCELCGKSFAEARSFKTHQLIHSGFKAHSCELCGKTFAKNSNLQRHLVTHSGIKAYRCDFCGKRFSDKHYRNSHLRFHTGNDVYCCDQCGKLFTTDAQLQQHMFSHTEERPYKCDLCEKSFKSPHQLKKHQQIHT, encoded by the exons ATGTCTTCAACACAAAAG gaccaacatggagcgagaagtcagcgctctcaggaggccgacaaacctcacagaagagagggagagaaaacctacagctgtgatgagtgtgggaagtcttttacccgggctggaggcttaaaaacacaccaactcatccacagtggagttaaaccttacagctgtgacttgtgtggaaaatcttttacccaggctggaagcttaaaaacacaccaactcatccacagtggagttaaaccttacagctgtgacttgtgtggaaagtcttttacccactgtgtaagcttaaaaacacaccaactcatccacagtggatttaaaccttacagctgtgacttgtgtggaaagtcttttacccaggctggaagcttaaaaacacaccaactcatccacagtggagttaaaccttacagctgtgacttgtgtggaaagtcttttacccaggctcaaagcttaaaaagacaccaactcatccacagtggatttaaaccttacagctgtgagttgtgtggaaagtcttttactgaGGCTGGatgcttaaaaagacaccaactcatccacagtggatttaaaccttacagctgtgacttgtgtggaaagtcttttaaccGGGCTGCaaccttaaaaacacaccaactcatccacagtggagttaaaccttacatcTGTGGCTTTTGTGGAAAGTGTTTTACAGaggctggaagcttaaaaacacaccaactcatccacagtggagttaaaccttacagctgtgagttgtgtggaaagtcttttacccgggctggaagcttaaaaacacaccaactcatccacagtcgAGTTAAActttacagctgtgagttgtgtggaaaatCCTTTGCCGAGGCTAGAAGCtttaaaacacaccaactcatccacagtggatttaaagcacacagctgtgagttgtgtggtaaGACGTTTGCTAAAAATAGCAACTTACAGaggcatctagttacccactctggaattaaggcgtacagATGCGACTTTTGTGGAAAAAGGTTCAGTGACAAACACTACCGAAACAGTCACCTACGGTTTCACACTGGAAATGATGTttactgctgtgatcagtgtgggaaactgtttacaacagatgcacagttacaacaacacatgtttagccacactgaggagagaccttataaatgtgacctgtgtgagaagtcttttaaatctccacatcagctgaaaaaacaccaacagatccacacctgA